The following coding sequences are from one Spea bombifrons isolate aSpeBom1 chromosome 13, aSpeBom1.2.pri, whole genome shotgun sequence window:
- the UNK gene encoding RING finger protein unkempt homolog isoform X2, translating into MSKGPLPSSPSASSTSPAPVTGGALQAQPEKPQHYTYLKEFRTEQCPLFVQHKCTQHRPYTCFHWHFVNQRRRRSVRRRDGTFNYSPDIYCTKYDETTGLCPEGDECPFLHRTTGDTERRYHLRYYKTGICIHETDSKGHCTKNGQHCAFAHGPHDLRTPVYDIRELQAMEALQNGQPALDGAIEGQTAVAASHAMIEKILGEEPRWQDTTYVLGHYKTEQCKKPPRLCRQGYACPYYHNSKDRRRSPRQNKYRSSPCPNVKHGDEWGDPSKCESGDSCQYCHTRTEQQFHPEIYKSTKCNDMQQSGSCPRGPFCAFAHVEQSLLCDDLQSPSTVSSPTQAGPVMYMPSAAGDSVPVSPSSPHAPDFSNVWGKMGHLPTSPTSATMLCASLGSPTNPCGSPPGSLGKPHSLDSLGFHSDLSSNYKKAPGCEREDSVGAEYLKSFKSQTKLKQHSLEHRNQEQPILQCKQEALAIMPMGSPLTSSISSSITSSLAATPPSPAATSGTPGMNANALPFYPTSDTVESVIESALDDLDLNEFGVAALEKSFDSNTASSSGGIMIGGSLMQSSAPVNIPGSLGSSASFHSTSPSPPVTLSSHFLHQTAGTHSQSDNTFLSTSAHGSLGLNGMSNSIWEHFVSGSYSPGTSPAFLSGPGGAELARLRQELEEATSTIKQWEDSWKQAKQACDAWKKEAEEANERATAASIECELAREQRDALEMQLKKLQEELERIPGTQDSKLHSSLTELEGLPLNTLYSIQKQLHTSLERVDKAVFQLQSTKCHKCQEQNRTMLQCQHAMLCEVCATERGDCSACKPSIAPILQP; encoded by the exons ATGTCGAAGGGGCCTCTTCCTAGCTCTCCGTCTGCTTCCTCAACATCTCCTGCCCCCGTTACCGGCGGAGCGCTGCAGGCCCAGCCGGAGAAGCCCCAGCATTACAC GTACCTGAAAGAATTCAGAACAGAGCAGTGTCCTCTTTTCGTGCAGCACAAGTGTACCCAACATCGGCCCTATACCTGTTTCCACTGGCACTTTGTCAACCAACGTCGAAGAAGGTCTGTTAGAAGGAGAGATGGAACTTTCAACTACAGTCCAGACATCTATTGCACAAAGTACGATGAAACCACAGGACTGTGCCCAGAGGGAGATGA ATGTCCTTTTCTACACAGGACTACAGGTGACACAGAGAGAAGATACCACCTGCGCTACTACAAGACTGGTATCTGCATCCATGAGACAGATTCCAAGGGTCATTGTACTAAGAATGGGCAGCATTGTGCTTTTGCCCATGGCCCCCATGATCTGCGCACTCCAGTGTATGACATCAG GGAGTTGCAGGCAATGGAAGCCTTGCAGAATGGGCAGCCAGCTTTAGATGGAGCAATAGAGGGGCAAACGGCTGTTGCTGCCAGCCATGCCATGATTGAGAAAATCCTGGGAGAAGAACCACGCTGGCAAG ATACCACATATGTCCTTGGCCATTACAAGACCGAACAATGTAAAAAACCTCCCCGACTGTGCCGTCAAGGCTATGCCTGCCCGTACTACCACAACAGCAAAGACCGGAGAAGGAGTCCACGTCAAAACAAATACAG GTCTTCCCCATGCCCCAATGTGAAACATGGAGATGAATGGGGAGATCCCAGCAAGTGTGAAAGCGGGGACTCTTGTCAGTACTGCCACACTCGCACGGAACAGCAGTTCCACCCAGAG ATCTACAAATCAACTAAATGCAATGACATGCAACAGTCTGGGAGCTGCCCACGTGGGCCATTCTGTGCCTTCGCACACGTGGAAC AGTCCCTTTTGTGCGATGATCTGCAGTCACCCTCTACTGTTTCAAGCCCAACACAAGCTGGACCTGTTATGTATATGCCATCAGCGGCAGGAGACTCTGTTCCAGTGAGTCCCTCCAGCCCGCATGCTCCGGATTTCAGCAAC GTATGGGGAAAAATGGGTCATCTTCCCACTAGTCCAACATCAGCTACA ATGTTGTGCGCCAGCTTAGGAAGTCCGACAAACCCATGTGGCTCTCCTCCTGGATCCCTGGGGAAACCGCACAGCCTGGATAGTTTGGGCTTCCATTCTGACCTATCTAGTAACTATAAGAAAGCCCCTGGATGTGAACGGGAGGACTCCGTAGGAGCCGAGTATCTTAAAAGCTTCAAAAGCCAG ACAAAGTTAAAACAGCACTCCCTGGAACACAGAAATCAGGAGCAGCCAATTCTGCAGTGCAAACAG GAGGCCCTAGCAATAATGCCCATGGGCAGCCCCCTCACCTCTAGCATCTCCTCCAGTATAACGTCTAGCCTGGCTGCCACACCACCAAGTCCTGCGGCCACAAGTGGTACCCCTGGTATGAATGCCAACGCACTTCCCTTCTACCCAACCAGTGACACCGTGGAGTCTGTCATAG AATCTGCTCTGGATGATCTGGATCTAAATGAATTTGGGGTGGctgccctggagaaatcttttGATAGTAACACAGCTTCATCCTCAGGAGGAATCATGATTG GTGGCAGCCTAATGCAGAGCTCTGCTCCTGTGAATATACCTGGATCTTTAGGCAGTTCAGCATCTTTCCACTCCACCTCTCCATCCCCTCCAGTCACCTTGTCTTCTCACTTCCTCCACCAGACTGCAGGTACACACAGCCAGTCTGACAACACCTTTCTCAGCACGTCTGCGCATGGCTCACTGG GTCTTAATGGAATGAGCAACAGTATATGGGAGCACTTTGTGTCTGGCAGTTACTCTCCAGGGACATCTCCTGCCTTTCTTTCCGGCCCAGGTGGTGCTGAGCTAGCGAGGCTTCGTCAGGAGTTAGAGGAGGCCACCAGTACCATAAAACAATGGGAGGACTCCTGGAAGCAAGCAAAGCAG gcTTGTGATGCGTGGAAGAAAGAAGCAGAGGAGGCCAACGAGCGAGCCACAGCAGCTAGCATCGAGTGTGAGCTGGCTCGCGAGCAAAGAGATGCTCTGGAGATGCAGCTTAAAAAATTGCAAGAAGAGCTTGAAAGAATCCCAGGAACACAAGACTCAAAATTGCACAGCTCTTTGACAGAGCTAGAAGGTCTACCCCTTAATACACTCTACAGCATCCAGAAGCAACTACACACAAGCCTGGAAAGAGTCGACAAG GCAGTGTTCCAGCTCCAATCAACAAAATGCCATAAATGCCAGGAACAAAACAGGACAATGTTACAGTGCCAACATGCGATGCTGTGCGAAGTATGTGCAACAGAACGTGGCGATTGTTCAGCCTGTAAGCCCAGCATTGCCCCTATTCTGCAACCATGA
- the UNK gene encoding RING finger protein unkempt homolog isoform X1 has protein sequence MSKGPLPSSPSASSTSPAPVTGGALQAQPEKPQHYTYLKEFRTEQCPLFVQHKCTQHRPYTCFHWHFVNQRRRRSVRRRDGTFNYSPDIYCTKYDETTGLCPEGDECPFLHRTTGDTERRYHLRYYKTGICIHETDSKGHCTKNGQHCAFAHGPHDLRTPVYDIRWEPAYLTLRELQAMEALQNGQPALDGAIEGQTAVAASHAMIEKILGEEPRWQDTTYVLGHYKTEQCKKPPRLCRQGYACPYYHNSKDRRRSPRQNKYRSSPCPNVKHGDEWGDPSKCESGDSCQYCHTRTEQQFHPEIYKSTKCNDMQQSGSCPRGPFCAFAHVEQSLLCDDLQSPSTVSSPTQAGPVMYMPSAAGDSVPVSPSSPHAPDFSNVWGKMGHLPTSPTSATMLCASLGSPTNPCGSPPGSLGKPHSLDSLGFHSDLSSNYKKAPGCEREDSVGAEYLKSFKSQTKLKQHSLEHRNQEQPILQCKQEALAIMPMGSPLTSSISSSITSSLAATPPSPAATSGTPGMNANALPFYPTSDTVESVIESALDDLDLNEFGVAALEKSFDSNTASSSGGIMIGGSLMQSSAPVNIPGSLGSSASFHSTSPSPPVTLSSHFLHQTAGTHSQSDNTFLSTSAHGSLGLNGMSNSIWEHFVSGSYSPGTSPAFLSGPGGAELARLRQELEEATSTIKQWEDSWKQAKQACDAWKKEAEEANERATAASIECELAREQRDALEMQLKKLQEELERIPGTQDSKLHSSLTELEGLPLNTLYSIQKQLHTSLERVDKAVFQLQSTKCHKCQEQNRTMLQCQHAMLCEVCATERGDCSACKPSIAPILQP, from the exons ATGTCGAAGGGGCCTCTTCCTAGCTCTCCGTCTGCTTCCTCAACATCTCCTGCCCCCGTTACCGGCGGAGCGCTGCAGGCCCAGCCGGAGAAGCCCCAGCATTACAC GTACCTGAAAGAATTCAGAACAGAGCAGTGTCCTCTTTTCGTGCAGCACAAGTGTACCCAACATCGGCCCTATACCTGTTTCCACTGGCACTTTGTCAACCAACGTCGAAGAAGGTCTGTTAGAAGGAGAGATGGAACTTTCAACTACAGTCCAGACATCTATTGCACAAAGTACGATGAAACCACAGGACTGTGCCCAGAGGGAGATGA ATGTCCTTTTCTACACAGGACTACAGGTGACACAGAGAGAAGATACCACCTGCGCTACTACAAGACTGGTATCTGCATCCATGAGACAGATTCCAAGGGTCATTGTACTAAGAATGGGCAGCATTGTGCTTTTGCCCATGGCCCCCATGATCTGCGCACTCCAGTGTATGACATCAGGTGGGAACCTGCTTACCTGACACTCAG GGAGTTGCAGGCAATGGAAGCCTTGCAGAATGGGCAGCCAGCTTTAGATGGAGCAATAGAGGGGCAAACGGCTGTTGCTGCCAGCCATGCCATGATTGAGAAAATCCTGGGAGAAGAACCACGCTGGCAAG ATACCACATATGTCCTTGGCCATTACAAGACCGAACAATGTAAAAAACCTCCCCGACTGTGCCGTCAAGGCTATGCCTGCCCGTACTACCACAACAGCAAAGACCGGAGAAGGAGTCCACGTCAAAACAAATACAG GTCTTCCCCATGCCCCAATGTGAAACATGGAGATGAATGGGGAGATCCCAGCAAGTGTGAAAGCGGGGACTCTTGTCAGTACTGCCACACTCGCACGGAACAGCAGTTCCACCCAGAG ATCTACAAATCAACTAAATGCAATGACATGCAACAGTCTGGGAGCTGCCCACGTGGGCCATTCTGTGCCTTCGCACACGTGGAAC AGTCCCTTTTGTGCGATGATCTGCAGTCACCCTCTACTGTTTCAAGCCCAACACAAGCTGGACCTGTTATGTATATGCCATCAGCGGCAGGAGACTCTGTTCCAGTGAGTCCCTCCAGCCCGCATGCTCCGGATTTCAGCAAC GTATGGGGAAAAATGGGTCATCTTCCCACTAGTCCAACATCAGCTACA ATGTTGTGCGCCAGCTTAGGAAGTCCGACAAACCCATGTGGCTCTCCTCCTGGATCCCTGGGGAAACCGCACAGCCTGGATAGTTTGGGCTTCCATTCTGACCTATCTAGTAACTATAAGAAAGCCCCTGGATGTGAACGGGAGGACTCCGTAGGAGCCGAGTATCTTAAAAGCTTCAAAAGCCAG ACAAAGTTAAAACAGCACTCCCTGGAACACAGAAATCAGGAGCAGCCAATTCTGCAGTGCAAACAG GAGGCCCTAGCAATAATGCCCATGGGCAGCCCCCTCACCTCTAGCATCTCCTCCAGTATAACGTCTAGCCTGGCTGCCACACCACCAAGTCCTGCGGCCACAAGTGGTACCCCTGGTATGAATGCCAACGCACTTCCCTTCTACCCAACCAGTGACACCGTGGAGTCTGTCATAG AATCTGCTCTGGATGATCTGGATCTAAATGAATTTGGGGTGGctgccctggagaaatcttttGATAGTAACACAGCTTCATCCTCAGGAGGAATCATGATTG GTGGCAGCCTAATGCAGAGCTCTGCTCCTGTGAATATACCTGGATCTTTAGGCAGTTCAGCATCTTTCCACTCCACCTCTCCATCCCCTCCAGTCACCTTGTCTTCTCACTTCCTCCACCAGACTGCAGGTACACACAGCCAGTCTGACAACACCTTTCTCAGCACGTCTGCGCATGGCTCACTGG GTCTTAATGGAATGAGCAACAGTATATGGGAGCACTTTGTGTCTGGCAGTTACTCTCCAGGGACATCTCCTGCCTTTCTTTCCGGCCCAGGTGGTGCTGAGCTAGCGAGGCTTCGTCAGGAGTTAGAGGAGGCCACCAGTACCATAAAACAATGGGAGGACTCCTGGAAGCAAGCAAAGCAG gcTTGTGATGCGTGGAAGAAAGAAGCAGAGGAGGCCAACGAGCGAGCCACAGCAGCTAGCATCGAGTGTGAGCTGGCTCGCGAGCAAAGAGATGCTCTGGAGATGCAGCTTAAAAAATTGCAAGAAGAGCTTGAAAGAATCCCAGGAACACAAGACTCAAAATTGCACAGCTCTTTGACAGAGCTAGAAGGTCTACCCCTTAATACACTCTACAGCATCCAGAAGCAACTACACACAAGCCTGGAAAGAGTCGACAAG GCAGTGTTCCAGCTCCAATCAACAAAATGCCATAAATGCCAGGAACAAAACAGGACAATGTTACAGTGCCAACATGCGATGCTGTGCGAAGTATGTGCAACAGAACGTGGCGATTGTTCAGCCTGTAAGCCCAGCATTGCCCCTATTCTGCAACCATGA
- the UNK gene encoding RING finger protein unkempt homolog isoform X3, which translates to MSKGPLPSSPSASSTSPAPVTGGALQAQPEKPQHYTYLKEFRTEQCPLFVQHKCTQHRPYTCFHWHFVNQRRRRSVRRRDGTFNYSPDIYCTKYDETTGLCPEGDECPFLHRTTGDTERRYHLRYYKTGICIHETDSKGHCTKNGQHCAFAHGPHDLRTPVYDIRWEPAYLTLRELQAMEALQNGQPALDGAIEGQTAVAASHAMIEKILGEEPRWQDTTYVLGHYKTEQCKKPPRLCRQGYACPYYHNSKDRRRSPRQNKYRSSPCPNVKHGDEWGDPSKCESGDSCQYCHTRTEQQFHPEIYKSTKCNDMQQSGSCPRGPFCAFAHVEQSLLCDDLQSPSTVSSPTQAGPVMYMPSAAGDSVPVSPSSPHAPDFSNVWGKMGHLPTSPTSATMLCASLGSPTNPCGSPPGSLGKPHSLDSLGFHSDLSSNYKKAPGCEREDSVGAEYLKSFKSQTKLKQHSLEHRNQEQPILQCKQEALAIMPMGSPLTSSISSSITSSLAATPPSPAATSGTPGMNANALPFYPTSDTVESVIESALDDLDLNEFGVAALEKSFDSNTASSSGGIMIGGSLMQSSAPVNIPGSLGSSASFHSTSPSPPVTLSSHFLHQTAGTHSQSDNTFLSTSAHGSLGLNGMSNSIWEHFVSGSYSPGTSPAFLSGPGGAELARLRQELEEATSTIKQWEDSWKQAKQACDAWKKEAEEANERATAASIECELAREQRDALEMQLKKLQEELERIPGTQDSKLHSSLTELEGLPLNTLYSIQKQLHTSLERVDKVRLRGSVPAPINKMP; encoded by the exons ATGTCGAAGGGGCCTCTTCCTAGCTCTCCGTCTGCTTCCTCAACATCTCCTGCCCCCGTTACCGGCGGAGCGCTGCAGGCCCAGCCGGAGAAGCCCCAGCATTACAC GTACCTGAAAGAATTCAGAACAGAGCAGTGTCCTCTTTTCGTGCAGCACAAGTGTACCCAACATCGGCCCTATACCTGTTTCCACTGGCACTTTGTCAACCAACGTCGAAGAAGGTCTGTTAGAAGGAGAGATGGAACTTTCAACTACAGTCCAGACATCTATTGCACAAAGTACGATGAAACCACAGGACTGTGCCCAGAGGGAGATGA ATGTCCTTTTCTACACAGGACTACAGGTGACACAGAGAGAAGATACCACCTGCGCTACTACAAGACTGGTATCTGCATCCATGAGACAGATTCCAAGGGTCATTGTACTAAGAATGGGCAGCATTGTGCTTTTGCCCATGGCCCCCATGATCTGCGCACTCCAGTGTATGACATCAGGTGGGAACCTGCTTACCTGACACTCAG GGAGTTGCAGGCAATGGAAGCCTTGCAGAATGGGCAGCCAGCTTTAGATGGAGCAATAGAGGGGCAAACGGCTGTTGCTGCCAGCCATGCCATGATTGAGAAAATCCTGGGAGAAGAACCACGCTGGCAAG ATACCACATATGTCCTTGGCCATTACAAGACCGAACAATGTAAAAAACCTCCCCGACTGTGCCGTCAAGGCTATGCCTGCCCGTACTACCACAACAGCAAAGACCGGAGAAGGAGTCCACGTCAAAACAAATACAG GTCTTCCCCATGCCCCAATGTGAAACATGGAGATGAATGGGGAGATCCCAGCAAGTGTGAAAGCGGGGACTCTTGTCAGTACTGCCACACTCGCACGGAACAGCAGTTCCACCCAGAG ATCTACAAATCAACTAAATGCAATGACATGCAACAGTCTGGGAGCTGCCCACGTGGGCCATTCTGTGCCTTCGCACACGTGGAAC AGTCCCTTTTGTGCGATGATCTGCAGTCACCCTCTACTGTTTCAAGCCCAACACAAGCTGGACCTGTTATGTATATGCCATCAGCGGCAGGAGACTCTGTTCCAGTGAGTCCCTCCAGCCCGCATGCTCCGGATTTCAGCAAC GTATGGGGAAAAATGGGTCATCTTCCCACTAGTCCAACATCAGCTACA ATGTTGTGCGCCAGCTTAGGAAGTCCGACAAACCCATGTGGCTCTCCTCCTGGATCCCTGGGGAAACCGCACAGCCTGGATAGTTTGGGCTTCCATTCTGACCTATCTAGTAACTATAAGAAAGCCCCTGGATGTGAACGGGAGGACTCCGTAGGAGCCGAGTATCTTAAAAGCTTCAAAAGCCAG ACAAAGTTAAAACAGCACTCCCTGGAACACAGAAATCAGGAGCAGCCAATTCTGCAGTGCAAACAG GAGGCCCTAGCAATAATGCCCATGGGCAGCCCCCTCACCTCTAGCATCTCCTCCAGTATAACGTCTAGCCTGGCTGCCACACCACCAAGTCCTGCGGCCACAAGTGGTACCCCTGGTATGAATGCCAACGCACTTCCCTTCTACCCAACCAGTGACACCGTGGAGTCTGTCATAG AATCTGCTCTGGATGATCTGGATCTAAATGAATTTGGGGTGGctgccctggagaaatcttttGATAGTAACACAGCTTCATCCTCAGGAGGAATCATGATTG GTGGCAGCCTAATGCAGAGCTCTGCTCCTGTGAATATACCTGGATCTTTAGGCAGTTCAGCATCTTTCCACTCCACCTCTCCATCCCCTCCAGTCACCTTGTCTTCTCACTTCCTCCACCAGACTGCAGGTACACACAGCCAGTCTGACAACACCTTTCTCAGCACGTCTGCGCATGGCTCACTGG GTCTTAATGGAATGAGCAACAGTATATGGGAGCACTTTGTGTCTGGCAGTTACTCTCCAGGGACATCTCCTGCCTTTCTTTCCGGCCCAGGTGGTGCTGAGCTAGCGAGGCTTCGTCAGGAGTTAGAGGAGGCCACCAGTACCATAAAACAATGGGAGGACTCCTGGAAGCAAGCAAAGCAG gcTTGTGATGCGTGGAAGAAAGAAGCAGAGGAGGCCAACGAGCGAGCCACAGCAGCTAGCATCGAGTGTGAGCTGGCTCGCGAGCAAAGAGATGCTCTGGAGATGCAGCTTAAAAAATTGCAAGAAGAGCTTGAAAGAATCCCAGGAACACAAGACTCAAAATTGCACAGCTCTTTGACAGAGCTAGAAGGTCTACCCCTTAATACACTCTACAGCATCCAGAAGCAACTACACACAAGCCTGGAAAGAGTCGACAAGGTCAGACTCAGGG GCAGTGTTCCAGCTCCAATCAACAAAATGCCATAA
- the UNK gene encoding RING finger protein unkempt homolog isoform X4 → MSKGPLPSSPSASSTSPAPVTGGALQAQPEKPQHYTYLKEFRTEQCPLFVQHKCTQHRPYTCFHWHFVNQRRRRSVRRRDGTFNYSPDIYCTKYDETTGLCPEGDECPFLHRTTGDTERRYHLRYYKTGICIHETDSKGHCTKNGQHCAFAHGPHDLRTPVYDIRELQAMEALQNGQPALDGAIEGQTAVAASHAMIEKILGEEPRWQDTTYVLGHYKTEQCKKPPRLCRQGYACPYYHNSKDRRRSPRQNKYRSSPCPNVKHGDEWGDPSKCESGDSCQYCHTRTEQQFHPEIYKSTKCNDMQQSGSCPRGPFCAFAHVEQSLLCDDLQSPSTVSSPTQAGPVMYMPSAAGDSVPVSPSSPHAPDFSNVWGKMGHLPTSPTSATMLCASLGSPTNPCGSPPGSLGKPHSLDSLGFHSDLSSNYKKAPGCEREDSVGAEYLKSFKSQTKLKQHSLEHRNQEQPILQCKQEALAIMPMGSPLTSSISSSITSSLAATPPSPAATSGTPGMNANALPFYPTSDTVESVIESALDDLDLNEFGVAALEKSFDSNTASSSGGIMIGGSLMQSSAPVNIPGSLGSSASFHSTSPSPPVTLSSHFLHQTAGTHSQSDNTFLSTSAHGSLGLNGMSNSIWEHFVSGSYSPGTSPAFLSGPGGAELARLRQELEEATSTIKQWEDSWKQAKQACDAWKKEAEEANERATAASIECELAREQRDALEMQLKKLQEELERIPGTQDSKLHSSLTELEGLPLNTLYSIQKQLHTSLERVDKVRLRGSVPAPINKMP, encoded by the exons ATGTCGAAGGGGCCTCTTCCTAGCTCTCCGTCTGCTTCCTCAACATCTCCTGCCCCCGTTACCGGCGGAGCGCTGCAGGCCCAGCCGGAGAAGCCCCAGCATTACAC GTACCTGAAAGAATTCAGAACAGAGCAGTGTCCTCTTTTCGTGCAGCACAAGTGTACCCAACATCGGCCCTATACCTGTTTCCACTGGCACTTTGTCAACCAACGTCGAAGAAGGTCTGTTAGAAGGAGAGATGGAACTTTCAACTACAGTCCAGACATCTATTGCACAAAGTACGATGAAACCACAGGACTGTGCCCAGAGGGAGATGA ATGTCCTTTTCTACACAGGACTACAGGTGACACAGAGAGAAGATACCACCTGCGCTACTACAAGACTGGTATCTGCATCCATGAGACAGATTCCAAGGGTCATTGTACTAAGAATGGGCAGCATTGTGCTTTTGCCCATGGCCCCCATGATCTGCGCACTCCAGTGTATGACATCAG GGAGTTGCAGGCAATGGAAGCCTTGCAGAATGGGCAGCCAGCTTTAGATGGAGCAATAGAGGGGCAAACGGCTGTTGCTGCCAGCCATGCCATGATTGAGAAAATCCTGGGAGAAGAACCACGCTGGCAAG ATACCACATATGTCCTTGGCCATTACAAGACCGAACAATGTAAAAAACCTCCCCGACTGTGCCGTCAAGGCTATGCCTGCCCGTACTACCACAACAGCAAAGACCGGAGAAGGAGTCCACGTCAAAACAAATACAG GTCTTCCCCATGCCCCAATGTGAAACATGGAGATGAATGGGGAGATCCCAGCAAGTGTGAAAGCGGGGACTCTTGTCAGTACTGCCACACTCGCACGGAACAGCAGTTCCACCCAGAG ATCTACAAATCAACTAAATGCAATGACATGCAACAGTCTGGGAGCTGCCCACGTGGGCCATTCTGTGCCTTCGCACACGTGGAAC AGTCCCTTTTGTGCGATGATCTGCAGTCACCCTCTACTGTTTCAAGCCCAACACAAGCTGGACCTGTTATGTATATGCCATCAGCGGCAGGAGACTCTGTTCCAGTGAGTCCCTCCAGCCCGCATGCTCCGGATTTCAGCAAC GTATGGGGAAAAATGGGTCATCTTCCCACTAGTCCAACATCAGCTACA ATGTTGTGCGCCAGCTTAGGAAGTCCGACAAACCCATGTGGCTCTCCTCCTGGATCCCTGGGGAAACCGCACAGCCTGGATAGTTTGGGCTTCCATTCTGACCTATCTAGTAACTATAAGAAAGCCCCTGGATGTGAACGGGAGGACTCCGTAGGAGCCGAGTATCTTAAAAGCTTCAAAAGCCAG ACAAAGTTAAAACAGCACTCCCTGGAACACAGAAATCAGGAGCAGCCAATTCTGCAGTGCAAACAG GAGGCCCTAGCAATAATGCCCATGGGCAGCCCCCTCACCTCTAGCATCTCCTCCAGTATAACGTCTAGCCTGGCTGCCACACCACCAAGTCCTGCGGCCACAAGTGGTACCCCTGGTATGAATGCCAACGCACTTCCCTTCTACCCAACCAGTGACACCGTGGAGTCTGTCATAG AATCTGCTCTGGATGATCTGGATCTAAATGAATTTGGGGTGGctgccctggagaaatcttttGATAGTAACACAGCTTCATCCTCAGGAGGAATCATGATTG GTGGCAGCCTAATGCAGAGCTCTGCTCCTGTGAATATACCTGGATCTTTAGGCAGTTCAGCATCTTTCCACTCCACCTCTCCATCCCCTCCAGTCACCTTGTCTTCTCACTTCCTCCACCAGACTGCAGGTACACACAGCCAGTCTGACAACACCTTTCTCAGCACGTCTGCGCATGGCTCACTGG GTCTTAATGGAATGAGCAACAGTATATGGGAGCACTTTGTGTCTGGCAGTTACTCTCCAGGGACATCTCCTGCCTTTCTTTCCGGCCCAGGTGGTGCTGAGCTAGCGAGGCTTCGTCAGGAGTTAGAGGAGGCCACCAGTACCATAAAACAATGGGAGGACTCCTGGAAGCAAGCAAAGCAG gcTTGTGATGCGTGGAAGAAAGAAGCAGAGGAGGCCAACGAGCGAGCCACAGCAGCTAGCATCGAGTGTGAGCTGGCTCGCGAGCAAAGAGATGCTCTGGAGATGCAGCTTAAAAAATTGCAAGAAGAGCTTGAAAGAATCCCAGGAACACAAGACTCAAAATTGCACAGCTCTTTGACAGAGCTAGAAGGTCTACCCCTTAATACACTCTACAGCATCCAGAAGCAACTACACACAAGCCTGGAAAGAGTCGACAAGGTCAGACTCAGGG GCAGTGTTCCAGCTCCAATCAACAAAATGCCATAA